From one Sediminitomix flava genomic stretch:
- a CDS encoding nucleotidyltransferase family protein translates to MKPTLLVLAAGMGSRYGSLKQIDKFGPSGEKIIDYSIYDAIRAGFGKVVFVIRESLEEEFKNEIFNKFSDKIEVEYVFQELDNLPEGVELPADRVKPWGTGHAVMVAKDKIQEPFAVINADDFYGSDAFKTMADFLVKLNPSDVSEQCMVGYRLENTLSEFGSVSRGICVVDNADNLESITERTQIKTVGDHIEYLGDDDQEDHTLSPDSVASMNLMGFTPAAFEYFEREFELFIKARGNELKSEFYLPSVVNTMIQEGVSKFKVLTTDAKWFGVTYKEDKEIAVDKIQKLVDEEVYQAPLW, encoded by the coding sequence ATGAAACCAACGCTTTTAGTACTAGCCGCAGGCATGGGAAGTAGATATGGGTCACTAAAGCAAATCGATAAGTTTGGGCCTTCAGGAGAAAAAATTATTGATTATTCGATCTACGATGCTATTAGAGCAGGCTTTGGTAAAGTGGTCTTCGTTATTAGAGAATCTTTAGAAGAAGAGTTTAAGAATGAAATCTTTAACAAATTCTCTGATAAAATTGAAGTAGAATATGTTTTCCAAGAGTTGGATAATTTACCAGAAGGAGTGGAGTTACCTGCAGACCGAGTGAAACCTTGGGGAACAGGACACGCTGTAATGGTAGCTAAAGATAAAATTCAAGAACCTTTTGCTGTAATTAATGCCGATGACTTCTATGGAAGTGATGCATTTAAGACAATGGCTGATTTCTTAGTGAAACTAAATCCATCAGATGTCTCTGAGCAATGTATGGTTGGTTACCGCTTAGAAAACACATTATCGGAATTTGGTTCTGTATCAAGAGGTATTTGTGTTGTAGATAATGCAGATAATTTGGAGTCTATCACAGAGAGAACACAAATTAAGACTGTAGGAGATCACATTGAGTATTTAGGAGATGATGATCAAGAAGATCATACGCTTTCTCCAGACTCAGTAGCTTCTATGAATTTGATGGGCTTTACTCCTGCTGCGTTTGAATACTTTGAAAGAGAATTCGAGCTATTCATTAAAGCAAGAGGAAATGAATTGAAATCAGAGTTTTATTTACCATCAGTAGTAAATACTATGATTCAAGAAGGCGTTTCTAAATTTAAAGTACTGACAACCGATGCAAAATGGTTTGGAGTGACTTATAAGGAAGATAAGGAAATCGCTGTAGATAAAATCCAAAAACTAGTAGATGAAGAAGTTTATCAAGCACCTTTGTGGTAA
- a CDS encoding M28 family metallopeptidase: MKAVKKHIKYLCSRKLHGRGYTFQGSDKAAEYIFNFYKSRSLKSYTDSYFQEFPLSINTFPLKPKLKIDDKKLKVGRDYIPVSTSANGEAITNLLFLADSIFENPPNDLSHLNLEDHALVISDNYANKLFTLPKSFVSQLIRAKALIFSTDKLTMGVGRYQLPIPQFYILEKHIKDGAKIDFELKTEFKEDYLSKNVIGYIEGSSKNDSSIVFSAHYDHLGSIGKKVYFPGGNDNASGVAMMLELIDFYTKNPPKYNVVFMAFGAEEVGLIGSKYYVSHPLFPLEKIRFLINIDLMASGEEGMTAVNGSIFKKEFEAIKRINDKHSYLPLINARGKAANSDHYFFTETGVPSFFFYLMGNWKNYHDIYDTRKLPLNRFSETFQLIVDFEEYLESGKI, encoded by the coding sequence ATGAAAGCAGTTAAAAAACATATTAAATATTTATGTTCTCGAAAATTACATGGTAGAGGTTATACTTTCCAAGGTAGTGATAAAGCTGCGGAATATATCTTTAATTTTTACAAATCAAGGTCTCTAAAATCCTATACTGATTCATACTTTCAAGAATTCCCTCTGAGTATAAACACATTTCCTTTAAAGCCAAAACTCAAAATTGATGATAAGAAACTTAAAGTTGGAAGAGATTATATTCCTGTTTCTACATCTGCAAATGGCGAAGCTATAACCAATCTTTTATTCTTAGCCGATTCTATTTTTGAGAATCCACCAAACGACTTATCACATCTAAATTTAGAAGATCATGCGCTAGTCATATCCGATAATTATGCCAACAAACTCTTTACACTACCAAAGTCATTCGTTTCTCAATTGATAAGAGCAAAAGCCCTCATATTTTCTACTGACAAACTCACTATGGGAGTTGGCAGATATCAACTTCCAATCCCTCAATTCTATATTTTGGAAAAGCATATCAAAGATGGTGCTAAAATAGATTTTGAGCTCAAAACAGAATTCAAAGAAGATTATTTGAGTAAAAATGTCATCGGATATATCGAAGGGAGTAGTAAAAATGATTCGTCCATCGTTTTTTCAGCGCATTATGACCATTTAGGAAGCATTGGAAAAAAAGTCTATTTCCCTGGAGGGAATGACAATGCCAGTGGAGTAGCTATGATGTTGGAGTTAATAGATTTCTACACTAAAAATCCACCAAAGTATAATGTTGTTTTTATGGCATTCGGGGCTGAAGAAGTCGGGCTTATAGGTTCAAAATATTATGTAAGTCATCCGCTCTTTCCACTTGAAAAGATTCGTTTCTTAATCAATATAGATTTGATGGCTTCTGGAGAAGAAGGTATGACAGCTGTAAATGGAAGTATTTTTAAGAAAGAATTTGAAGCTATTAAACGCATTAATGACAAACACAGCTATTTACCTTTGATAAATGCTAGAGGTAAAGCGGCAAACTCTGACCATTACTTCTTTACCGAAACAGGTGTTCCTTCCTTTTTCTTTTACTTAATGGGAAATTGGAAAAACTATCATGACATCTACGACACAAGAAAACTTCCTCTTAATCGATTTTCTGAAACATTTCAGTTGATTGTAGACTTTGAAGAATATTTAGAAAGTGGAAAAATATAA
- a CDS encoding metal-dependent hydrolase, producing MDSLSQFVLGAAIGEVTLGKKLGNKALLLGGIAGTIPDLDVLFNPFLDTVGELTFHRSVSHSLLFMVIGGWLFAWLAKKWSTSISFNRWYVFFFLAFSTHSLLDCCTTWGTQLFWPFSSYGVAFYNVFVVDPLYTIPFLIALPILLFLKKENPTRQKLVNLALGLSTLYLIFGFSMQQIATSHFKTALEDKGVKINRYITKPTPFNTLLWSITAETEEGYYTGFYSVLDDSQNEISFGFAPKNHDLLKPYSDHKDLQRLLQVTKGFYTVEKAGEKLLVNDLRFGQFNGWLEADEAPEYVFIYQVIPSEDGIFITQDDYRKVPDEAYMKEFFNRVAGK from the coding sequence ATGGACTCTTTATCTCAATTTGTATTAGGTGCAGCAATCGGAGAAGTCACTTTAGGAAAAAAACTAGGAAATAAAGCTTTACTGCTAGGCGGAATTGCTGGTACTATTCCTGATTTGGATGTTCTCTTCAATCCTTTTTTAGATACAGTAGGCGAACTCACTTTTCATAGAAGTGTATCACATTCTTTACTCTTTATGGTCATTGGAGGATGGTTATTCGCTTGGCTTGCCAAAAAATGGTCTACATCTATTTCATTCAACCGATGGTATGTTTTCTTCTTTTTAGCCTTTTCAACACATAGTTTATTGGATTGTTGTACGACTTGGGGTACTCAACTTTTTTGGCCATTCTCTTCCTATGGTGTAGCATTTTATAATGTCTTTGTCGTTGACCCTCTTTACACTATTCCATTTTTAATAGCATTACCTATTCTCTTATTTCTAAAAAAGGAAAATCCTACTAGACAGAAATTAGTGAATCTTGCTTTAGGCTTAAGCACATTATATCTCATTTTCGGATTTAGTATGCAACAAATCGCGACAAGTCACTTTAAAACTGCATTGGAAGATAAAGGTGTAAAAATCAATAGGTATATCACAAAACCAACTCCATTCAATACACTTCTATGGAGTATTACTGCCGAAACGGAAGAAGGTTACTACACTGGTTTTTATTCTGTTTTAGATGATAGTCAAAACGAAATATCATTTGGCTTTGCGCCTAAAAATCATGATTTATTAAAACCATATTCTGACCATAAAGACCTCCAACGTTTACTCCAAGTGACAAAAGGTTTTTATACTGTAGAAAAAGCAGGTGAAAAGCTATTGGTCAATGATCTCAGGTTTGGACAATTCAATGGTTGGCTAGAAGCAGATGAAGCTCCCGAATATGTTTTCATTTATCAAGTCATTCCTTCCGAAGATGGTATTTTCATTACCCAAGATGATTATAGAAAAGTACCTGATGAAGCTTATATGAAAGAATTTTTCAATAGAGTTGCTGGAAAATAG
- a CDS encoding Lrp/AsnC family transcriptional regulator codes for MSASAKLDMTDRKILDILQRHAKITNAQLSKDIELSPAPTLERVKKLENAGIIQSYHAKLNTKALGLGVTTFVNVKLAKYNKENTEEFLRKANEIPEVIECHQVTGNSHYLLKIITSDIETYQKVLLDKISAIEEIDDVQSMVVLSTPKDSNTIPIP; via the coding sequence ATGAGTGCGTCTGCAAAGTTAGATATGACAGATAGAAAGATACTCGATATCCTTCAGCGTCATGCAAAAATTACAAATGCGCAATTGTCAAAAGATATTGAACTGTCTCCAGCTCCGACTTTGGAGAGAGTTAAAAAGCTTGAGAATGCGGGGATTATACAGAGTTATCACGCTAAATTGAATACTAAAGCTTTAGGGCTTGGTGTGACAACATTTGTAAATGTGAAGTTGGCTAAGTACAACAAGGAAAATACGGAAGAGTTCTTGAGAAAGGCAAATGAGATTCCTGAAGTGATTGAATGTCATCAAGTAACAGGAAATAGCCATTACTTACTGAAAATCATTACTTCAGATATTGAAACTTATCAGAAAGTATTACTGGATAAGATCAGTGCTATTGAGGAAATTGATGATGTACAGTCTATGGTCGTATTGTCTACACCAAAAGATAGTAATACAATTCCAATCCCATAA
- a CDS encoding CAP domain-containing protein, whose translation MRNKKLSIIVCLSFLLLFTSFNSSERSAWNVEMYDQYTYKSYTSYEAFSENLDSKTLDIPLLNAAIFYETNRERAKKKLPLFIYSKEAERASLLHSEDMSKGDFFSHSNPQKGRETTSKRLEKEGVHWQVCAENIAIGLMYPLEDQSYFPPSVNKGYFSLEYQGKPITIRTYAKMAVQIVKMWMDSKPHRANILNPKFTHLGCGNYPKKVKKQDQVPQVYSTQNFFTYFKEDEGQNK comes from the coding sequence ATGAGAAATAAGAAGTTAAGTATTATTGTATGCCTTAGTTTTTTGCTATTGTTCACAAGTTTTAATTCTAGTGAACGATCAGCTTGGAATGTAGAAATGTATGATCAGTATACTTATAAAAGTTATACTTCTTATGAAGCCTTTTCAGAAAATCTAGACTCAAAAACACTTGATATTCCTCTTCTAAATGCCGCTATTTTTTATGAAACAAACAGAGAGCGAGCAAAGAAAAAACTTCCTTTATTCATTTATTCTAAAGAAGCCGAGAGGGCAAGCCTTCTTCATTCGGAAGACATGTCAAAAGGTGATTTTTTTAGTCATTCAAACCCTCAAAAAGGAAGAGAAACAACTTCAAAGCGTTTAGAAAAAGAAGGCGTACATTGGCAAGTTTGTGCCGAAAATATAGCAATTGGCTTGATGTATCCACTTGAAGACCAATCGTACTTTCCTCCATCTGTAAATAAGGGTTATTTTAGTTTAGAGTATCAAGGGAAGCCTATAACGATCAGAACTTATGCAAAAATGGCAGTGCAAATAGTAAAAATGTGGATGGACTCCAAGCCACATAGAGCCAATATTCTCAATCCTAAGTTTACTCATTTGGGCTGTGGAAACTATCCTAAAAAAGTGAAAAAACAGGATCAAGTACCTCAAGTTTATAGTACTCAGAATTTTTTTACATACTTCAAAGAAGACGAAGGCCAAAATAAATAA
- a CDS encoding sensor histidine kinase — protein sequence MGFKNFRQNIIARVLGLCVSIYFMTALFYEHMYGTGILLGILVVYQTLALINLVDRSNQEMISFFNSIRYDDLSSTYRSENTDASFADLNQEFNKVLARFREIRAEKESHYQYLKNIIHHVGIGVLSFDSQGKIQIVNNAAKRLLRFQSIRFVHELEDFSEELYEALKNLKTGARTLVRVQVGKEKVQLAIYVIELYLQGKEYKLATFQNIHNELEEQEMEAWQNLIRVLTHEIMNSVTPVSSLAGTLEGELEYLMEKEDDIEKEELEDFTEAVQVIQKRSESLIRFVNEFRSLTHVPEPKLAHTRVEDIFAHIRLLMDSECNGCDISLNTIVDPESLLITVDAGQIEQVLINMVKNAIQSFETQTKSEPKCITLKAKVNPQTGKPEIKVRDNGAGIDSEALDRIFIPFFTTKPKGSGIGLSLSKQIMRYHKGTITVHSKVGEGTEFILKF from the coding sequence ATGGGCTTTAAGAATTTCAGACAAAATATAATTGCCCGCGTACTTGGGCTTTGTGTTAGTATCTATTTCATGACTGCGCTCTTTTATGAGCATATGTATGGAACAGGTATTCTATTGGGTATTTTGGTTGTTTATCAGACTTTAGCATTGATAAATTTGGTTGATCGTTCAAATCAAGAAATGATCAGCTTTTTCAATTCTATTCGTTATGATGATCTTTCGAGTACCTACCGTTCTGAAAATACGGATGCTTCATTTGCTGATTTGAACCAAGAGTTTAATAAAGTATTAGCCCGTTTTAGAGAAATTAGAGCTGAAAAAGAATCTCATTATCAATACTTGAAAAACATCATTCATCATGTAGGAATTGGTGTTTTGTCTTTCGATTCTCAAGGTAAAATTCAGATAGTTAACAATGCAGCAAAAAGACTTCTTCGTTTTCAATCGATTCGTTTTGTACACGAATTGGAAGACTTTAGTGAAGAACTTTATGAGGCATTAAAGAATCTGAAAACAGGAGCCAGAACGTTAGTGAGAGTACAAGTAGGGAAAGAGAAAGTACAGCTAGCTATCTATGTTATCGAACTTTATCTTCAAGGGAAAGAATATAAATTAGCCACTTTTCAGAATATTCATAATGAATTAGAAGAACAGGAAATGGAAGCATGGCAAAACTTAATTCGAGTTTTGACACATGAAATTATGAACTCTGTAACGCCTGTCTCTTCTTTAGCAGGTACATTGGAAGGAGAGCTTGAATATTTGATGGAGAAAGAAGATGATATTGAGAAAGAAGAACTAGAAGATTTTACAGAGGCTGTTCAAGTTATCCAAAAAAGAAGTGAGTCATTGATCAGATTTGTAAATGAATTTAGAAGTCTGACTCATGTACCAGAACCTAAATTAGCTCATACGAGAGTCGAAGATATATTTGCTCATATCCGTTTGCTCATGGATTCGGAGTGCAATGGGTGTGATATTTCATTGAATACAATCGTTGATCCAGAGTCTCTTCTGATAACTGTTGACGCAGGGCAAATTGAGCAAGTTCTGATCAATATGGTCAAAAATGCGATTCAATCTTTTGAGACTCAAACAAAGTCAGAGCCTAAATGTATTACCTTAAAAGCTAAGGTTAATCCGCAAACAGGTAAGCCTGAAATTAAAGTTCGTGACAATGGTGCAGGGATTGATAGTGAAGCACTAGACCGTATATTCATTCCATTTTTCACAACAAAACCAAAGGGTTCAGGTATCGGTTTAAGTTTGTCAAAACAAATTATGCGATACCATAAAGGAACCATAACTGTCCACTCAAAGGTTGGAGAAGGAACAGAGTTTATATTAAAATTCTGA
- a CDS encoding sigma-54-dependent transcriptional regulator — protein MGKPLGKILIVDDNEDILIAAKMLLKKHADLVQVEKNPGKIPFLLNHDSYDVILLDMNFTRDTVSGKEGFHWLEQILEIDPKAVVIMITAYGDVEMAVRSLKAGATDFVMKPWQNEKLIATLTSAVKLRKSYNQVEDLKAEKAQLTTALKQSSGETTIVGNSEKMVDVFNLINKVAQTDANVLILGENGTGKEVIAKTIHENSLRQDNVFISVDMGAVTETLFESELFGHKKGAFTDAKEDRAGRFEIANSGTLFLDEIGNLSMPLQSKLLTVLQKREVTRVGANKVIPIDIRLICATNMHLHEMVERNEFRQDLLYRMNTVEINLPALRERASDIPALATHFTQLYSKKYRKDIRDLSAQALKKLQKYHWPGNIRELQHAIERAVIMADGDVLQPVDFMFLIEKSDEAEFEFSEYDLETVEKMVIQKVISKHSGNISKAAKALGLTRASLYRRLEKHGL, from the coding sequence ATGGGCAAGCCACTAGGCAAAATCCTCATCGTAGATGATAATGAAGATATATTGATTGCTGCCAAAATGCTACTTAAAAAGCATGCAGATTTGGTACAAGTTGAGAAAAATCCGGGTAAAATCCCTTTTCTTCTGAATCATGATTCATACGATGTTATTCTTTTAGATATGAACTTTACTCGTGATACAGTTTCGGGTAAAGAAGGATTTCATTGGCTAGAACAAATCTTGGAAATTGATCCGAAAGCAGTTGTAATCATGATTACGGCTTACGGTGATGTAGAAATGGCTGTCCGTTCGCTGAAAGCTGGTGCAACTGATTTTGTAATGAAACCATGGCAAAATGAAAAGTTGATTGCTACGCTAACTTCTGCGGTAAAGCTCAGAAAATCTTACAACCAAGTGGAGGATTTGAAGGCTGAAAAAGCACAATTAACTACAGCTCTAAAGCAGTCAAGTGGTGAGACAACTATCGTCGGAAATTCTGAAAAGATGGTAGATGTATTCAACCTTATCAATAAAGTTGCACAGACAGATGCCAATGTATTGATCTTGGGAGAAAACGGAACGGGAAAAGAAGTAATTGCAAAAACCATTCATGAAAATTCACTGAGACAAGACAATGTCTTTATCAGTGTAGATATGGGTGCGGTTACTGAAACACTTTTTGAAAGTGAGTTATTCGGACATAAAAAAGGAGCTTTTACCGATGCGAAAGAAGATCGGGCAGGGCGTTTTGAGATTGCGAACTCAGGAACACTTTTTTTAGATGAAATCGGTAACCTATCAATGCCTTTGCAGTCTAAGCTGTTGACTGTACTTCAGAAAAGAGAAGTAACTCGTGTAGGAGCGAATAAGGTAATTCCGATCGACATCCGTCTGATCTGTGCTACAAATATGCACTTACATGAAATGGTTGAGCGTAACGAATTCCGTCAAGATTTGCTCTACCGTATGAATACGGTAGAAATAAATCTGCCAGCACTTCGTGAAAGAGCTTCGGATATTCCTGCTTTGGCTACTCACTTCACACAGTTGTACAGTAAAAAGTATAGAAAAGACATCAGAGATCTTTCGGCACAAGCTTTAAAGAAACTACAGAAATACCATTGGCCAGGAAATATCAGAGAGTTGCAACACGCCATCGAAAGAGCCGTGATTATGGCAGATGGAGATGTTTTACAACCTGTTGATTTCATGTTCTTAATTGAGAAAAGTGATGAAGCAGAGTTTGAATTCTCAGAATATGACTTGGAAACAGTAGAGAAAATGGTGATCCAGAAAGTGATTAGTAAGCATTCTGGGAATATTTCAAAAGCAGCTAAAGCTTTGGGCTTGACGAGAGCATCTTTATACAGACGATTGGAGAAGCATGGGCTTTAA
- a CDS encoding sensor histidine kinase yields the protein MKYAKEYVNKSYWIRLSDPYGDYSMEQRILVFCNLAATIGSSLFACFEIFNANCPYQITFKVSIALSFFLAFFLSRNRRKFYLPFFIQGFNNTIFTINAWLNDGGLEGIAPLMFVISIVVYAQLLKSIYFPYVAIFFCFLLLALTLYSLNFQIEDFFKLDIILQQRFAFTMIIMPLVGGIVSTFRSTIEIYRKKISKQNQGLKKSQKKYKELIESIKDNFFLATLDHEQNLTYVSPSIENILGYQKDELSSLKDILLNGKSLEDLFLEKEIEVRAADESIHYMTIAVNKKIEDGILKGYECVVQDITARIRHEQSYQKTIQEHEELIKLKSKFLSMVSHQFRTPLAVIHSSIDLIEFHIKKHAESALNINRHTLQIHQALEQLTNLMENLLTKDKIEAKTIHFSPSVICFNLLVKKIITQYDLLLTDEQKIELEIRGESKTMWMDGKLAENIVSNLFSNAVKYSKGKKSPKAIIQYQETSMIFQVQDFGIGIAKEDIPNLFQPFFRAKNTENFKGTGVGLSVVKEFVDLHEGKIEVDSEQGVQTTFTITFPYLKEK from the coding sequence ATGAAGTATGCAAAAGAATATGTAAATAAATCATACTGGATTAGACTCTCAGACCCATACGGAGACTACTCGATGGAACAACGTATTTTGGTCTTCTGTAACCTTGCCGCAACTATTGGGAGTTCCTTATTTGCTTGCTTCGAAATCTTCAATGCTAACTGCCCTTACCAAATTACGTTTAAGGTATCTATCGCCCTTAGTTTCTTTCTCGCTTTCTTTCTAAGTAGAAATAGAAGAAAATTTTATCTCCCTTTTTTTATTCAAGGGTTCAACAATACCATTTTCACAATTAATGCTTGGCTCAACGATGGTGGTCTTGAAGGCATCGCTCCCCTCATGTTCGTTATCTCGATTGTCGTTTATGCTCAACTCCTAAAATCAATATACTTCCCATATGTAGCTATATTCTTTTGCTTCTTACTTCTTGCACTCACACTCTACTCTCTCAATTTCCAAATTGAGGATTTCTTTAAACTCGATATCATCCTCCAACAACGTTTTGCCTTTACTATGATCATCATGCCCCTTGTGGGAGGTATTGTCTCGACATTCAGATCTACCATTGAGATTTATCGCAAAAAAATATCGAAACAAAACCAAGGGCTAAAAAAGAGTCAGAAAAAGTATAAAGAACTTATTGAATCGATCAAAGACAATTTCTTTCTAGCAACCCTAGATCATGAGCAGAACTTAACTTATGTCAGTCCTTCTATTGAAAACATTCTAGGTTATCAAAAAGATGAACTTTCTTCATTAAAAGACATCTTACTGAATGGTAAATCACTCGAAGATTTATTTCTAGAAAAAGAAATTGAGGTTAGAGCTGCTGATGAAAGTATACATTACATGACCATAGCTGTCAATAAAAAAATTGAAGATGGCATACTAAAAGGATACGAATGCGTGGTACAAGATATAACTGCAAGAATTCGTCATGAACAAAGCTATCAGAAAACTATCCAAGAACATGAGGAGCTTATAAAACTCAAGTCCAAGTTTTTGTCTATGGTTTCACATCAGTTCAGAACTCCTTTAGCCGTTATTCATTCTTCTATTGACCTGATTGAATTTCATATTAAAAAACACGCAGAATCAGCACTCAACATTAACAGACACACTCTTCAAATTCATCAAGCCCTTGAGCAATTGACAAACCTTATGGAAAACCTTCTAACGAAGGATAAAATTGAGGCTAAAACAATTCATTTCTCTCCTTCTGTTATTTGCTTTAATCTGCTAGTTAAAAAAATCATAACGCAATATGATCTTCTCTTAACTGATGAGCAGAAAATTGAACTTGAAATAAGAGGTGAGTCAAAAACAATGTGGATGGATGGTAAGCTTGCAGAAAATATCGTTTCTAATCTTTTCTCAAATGCCGTCAAATACTCTAAAGGAAAAAAGAGTCCGAAAGCAATTATTCAGTATCAAGAAACATCAATGATTTTTCAAGTTCAAGACTTCGGGATTGGTATTGCGAAAGAGGATATTCCTAATCTTTTTCAGCCTTTCTTCAGAGCTAAAAACACTGAAAATTTCAAAGGAACTGGTGTTGGACTTTCAGTCGTTAAAGAGTTTGTTGATTTACATGAGGGAAAAATTGAAGTAGATAGTGAACAAGGTGTACAGACTACTTTCACGATTACCTTCCCATATTTAAAAGAAAAATAG
- a CDS encoding thioesterase domain-containing protein codes for MKSLKLPIGIICLLLFVTSCTKNDQFKPFEEENSNQQSIAKRAATGLDYGLYWFDGNGQSLSGFNHSTGQVENVPSNYYSNHKPTIIHFHGWQPNSDERESFQLTNSSLNVDVNTMEAWKAQGWNVGVFYWDQFANEAEVKDAEAKIWSANGPRGMRYRKSDGSYANSSSLNVSVSQMAFEQVAAVLQNNSSGNFRLSGHSLGNQLALNVAHLLDENGHSQLVPKRIELLDPFWSKSAKSYLGDENGDGNDDWTGERCRWYGRELINNHNTAVTWYRSSAILDLGIGDQNTSFESDVALVQLRLWYLNGFDIANKHVYVRHHYFWSMAFDPPVECTISWWQRKSTGKDGASASTSDSRIREMMGDRYLWDQVEGRYTVSPQDDWSERKSY; via the coding sequence ATGAAATCACTAAAACTACCTATAGGCATCATTTGCCTATTACTTTTTGTTACGTCTTGTACAAAAAACGACCAATTCAAACCATTTGAAGAAGAAAACTCTAATCAACAATCAATAGCCAAAAGAGCTGCAACAGGCTTGGACTATGGCTTGTATTGGTTTGATGGAAACGGGCAAAGTCTTTCTGGCTTTAATCATTCAACGGGGCAAGTAGAGAATGTCCCATCCAATTATTATTCTAATCATAAACCAACAATCATTCATTTTCATGGATGGCAACCTAACTCAGATGAGCGAGAGTCATTTCAATTGACAAATAGTTCGCTGAATGTAGATGTCAATACCATGGAAGCATGGAAAGCACAAGGCTGGAATGTCGGTGTATTTTATTGGGATCAGTTTGCGAATGAGGCGGAAGTGAAAGATGCTGAAGCTAAAATATGGTCGGCTAATGGACCAAGAGGAATGCGTTATCGAAAATCGGACGGGAGCTATGCAAATAGTTCTTCATTAAATGTGAGTGTAAGTCAGATGGCTTTTGAGCAGGTAGCCGCAGTACTACAAAATAACTCGAGTGGCAATTTTAGACTTTCTGGTCACTCTTTAGGGAATCAATTGGCTCTGAATGTCGCTCATTTACTAGATGAAAATGGACATAGTCAATTAGTACCTAAACGTATAGAATTGTTAGATCCTTTTTGGAGTAAATCAGCGAAAAGCTATTTGGGAGATGAAAATGGTGATGGTAATGATGATTGGACAGGTGAACGCTGCCGTTGGTATGGGAGAGAGTTGATTAATAATCACAATACAGCAGTTACATGGTATCGATCTTCTGCCATTTTAGATTTAGGTATTGGAGACCAAAATACCTCATTTGAAAGTGATGTTGCACTCGTTCAACTTCGGCTTTGGTACTTGAATGGCTTTGATATTGCAAATAAACATGTCTATGTAAGGCATCATTATTTTTGGAGTATGGCATTTGATCCACCAGTAGAATGTACGATAAGTTGGTGGCAAAGAAAGTCAACAGGAAAAGATGGCGCTTCAGCTTCAACCTCAGACAGTAGAATTCGAGAAATGATGGGAGATAGATATTTATGGGATCAAGTAGAAGGACGTTATACTGTGTCTCCACAAGATGACTGGTCTGAAAGGAAAAGCTACTAG